A stretch of Fusarium poae strain DAOMC 252244 chromosome 2, whole genome shotgun sequence DNA encodes these proteins:
- a CDS encoding hypothetical protein (TransMembrane:5 (i26-43o58-77i98-117o137-159i235-257o)), protein MTIPAPAKAVARCLSSAVLRFANRRFFFTFTALAVWSAKIIHIHDHHTAVHPILLREWGYSFVAQDIAVLTFIRLLLDHWVTGLPFLLRALITLCNGLFMFYNAAFSIIFVSFYLAAGSEIHLRNVSLPTDPSSRALILSGSLSFVMVLCATFVAAWLFQNICYTLYGYFADVVNWPFATTWHLFCRHVLRKSNYSQVPQLDIEEQVKRTSDEYDDILEWDAEIRRSVPRFACKVVTNMIVYTVIACVVLMLIYASYERPIDRSLIFLSWTPALMPFVDLSASSPVLQNLPQILDVGIHRSWDKKSALSMPPNMGWLPEDTKLTGFEDWYDGKDHYNADADPLKISNLDKDIISELRNKLQDVPIRHVLLFFLESTRNDVFPLKKDTVVWDKLVESYGENGLPPDAMRRLATLTPTANFITGDYDDGFNHLKSDQVKRGGVRFTNAHTTATYTLKSLEGTLCGISPLLADFNLDYKHHLYQPCLPQIFNAMNQVSASAGDESHAYNGSHWQSYFYQAATMAFDKQYEMIAGIGFPDEHIINREYLQSDNATHGRVTLPNINAFAFEEDPLEDYIRDAFVSAKEKNERVFLSHLTSTSHHAFKLPEKEEYVPVANGLDMLSHYINTEGYDDRWLRKVLNLLDEQGVANETLMVFVGDHGLSMPENGIVSPYYNPNVGVDHVPLVLSHPLLPAFDVHDAVHSSQILPTILDLLVETGSLNNGSQQVASDLMRNYEGQSLIRPQVNQNETTGQGNWQFTVVNPGRAMITGRDARYPERHLVVPLIDNIEWRFTNLTNDPRGEYSIQGFEFGSFIDSIRHELHRLQVLSHAEIHEVENWVQEGASIARWWVEENSKRWRFGPYAEFKLKEKMPLTPP, encoded by the coding sequence ATGACAATACCCGCGCCTGCCAAGGCCGTGGCACGTTGCCTCTCCTCCGCCGTCTTGCGTTTCGCCAACCGTCGATTCTTCTTCACCTTCACAGCCTTGGCCGTGTGGAGTGCCAAGATCATTCACATCCATGACCATCACACAGCCGTTCATCCTATCCTCCTGCGAGAATGGGGTTATTCCTTCGTCGCCCAGGACATCGCCGTCCTCACCTTCATCCGACTACTTCTTGACCACTGGGTCACCGGTCTACCGTTTCTGCTGCGCGCCCTCATAACTCTCTGCAATGGCCTATTCATGTTCTACAATGCTGCCTTCagcatcatcttcgtctcgTTCTACCTCGCCGCCGGCTCCGAAATCCATCTCCGAAACGTCTCCCTCCCTACCGATCCCTCGTCGCGAGCCCTAATACTATCGGGAAGTCTGTCGTTTGTCATGGTCCTTTGCGCGACCTTTGTTGCGGCATGGTTGTTTCAAAATATCTGCTACACTCTGTATGGCTACTTTGCCGATGTCGTCAATTGGCCTTTTGCTACAACATGGCATCTGTTCTGCCGACACGTCTTGCGCAAGAGCAATTACTCCCAGGTTCCACAATTGGACATCGAGGAACAAGTCAAACGTACCAGCGATGAGTACGACGATATTCTCGAGTGGGATGCCGAAATACGACGGTCGGTGCCGCGTTTTGCCTGCAAGGTGGTCACCAACATGATCGTCTACACAGTAATTGCCTGCGTTGTCCTAATGCTCATTTATGCATCATACGAACGACCGATCGACCGATCCCTAATATTCCTTTCGTGGACACCCGCATTGATGCCTTTCGTCGACCTCTCCGCCTCGTCTCCTGTCCTACAAAACCTGCCTCAGATTCTCGATGTTGGCATCCACCGGTCATGGGATAAAAAGTCAGCTCTCAGTATGCCACCAAACATGGGATGGCTGCCTGAGGATACAAAGTTGACTGGTTTTGAGGACTGGTACGATGGCAAAGACCACTACAATGCAGACGCAGATCCTTTGAAAATCTCGAACCTCGACAAAGATATTATTTCCGAACTACGAAACAAGCTACAAGATGTCCCCATCCGACACGTTCTCCTATTCTTCCTCGAAAGCACCCGCAACGATGTCTTCCCTCTCAAGAAGGACACTGTAGTGTGGGATAAATTGGTCGAGAGCTATGGTGAGAATGGCCTTCCACCGGATGCCATGCGCCGACTCGCGACTTTGACCCCGACTGCGAACTTTATCACCGGAGACTATGATGATGGCTTCAACCACTTGAAGTCGGACCAAGTGAAGCGAGGCGGCGTTCGCTTCACCAACGCCCACACGACAGCGACATACACACTCAAGAGTTTGGAGGGCACGCTTTGTGGTATTTCACCCCTACTGGCAGACTTCAACCTTGATTACAAACACCACCTATACCAACCGTGTCTACCACAAATCTTCAATGCCATGAATCAGGTGAGCGCTTCCGCAGGTGACGAATCGCACGCCTACAATGGGTCACATTGGCAATCCTACTTCTATCAGGCCGCTACCATGGCGTTCGACAAGCAGTACGAAATGATAGCTGGTATCGGATTCCCTGATGAACACATCATCAATCGAGAATATCTACAATCGGACAATGCGACTCACGGTCGCGTCACACTGCCCAACATCAATGCCTTTGCTTTCGAGGAGGATCCCCTCGAAGATTACATTCGCGATGCCTTTGTCTCGGCAAAAGAGAAGAACGAGCGTGTTTTCCTCTCGCACCTCACCAGCACGAGTCATCACGCCTTCAAGCTGCCCGAGAAGGAAGAGTACGTCCCAGTCGCGAACGGTCTCGACATGCTATCGCATTACATCAACACCGAAGGCTATGATGATAGGTGGCTGCGCAAGGTTCTGAATCTGCTGGATGAGCAAGGTGTTGCCAACGAGACTTTGATGGTATTCGTCGGCGACCACGGTCTTTCGATGCCTGAAAATGGCATTGTTTCCCCGTATTACAATCCGAACGTCGGCGTCGACCACGTTCCTTTGGTGCTTTCGCATCCATTGCTGCCGGCTTTCGATGTCCACGATGCAGTACACTCGTCGCAGATTTTACCCACAATCCTTGACCTCCTTGTCGAGACAGGTTCTTTGAACAACGGTAGCCAACAGGTTGCTTCTGATCTGATGCGCAACTACGAAGGACAGTCCCTCATTCGCCCGCAAGTAAATCAGAACGAAACGACCGGTCAGGGTAATTGGCAGTTCACAGTCGTCAATCCTGGCCGTGCCATGATAACCGGTCGCGACGCCCGCTACCCCGAACGTCACCTCGTCGTTCCTCTCATCGACAACATTGAATGGCGCTTCACCAACCTCACCAACGATCCACGTGGAGAGTACTCAATCCAAGGCTTTGAGTTTGGATCCTTTATAGATAGTATCAGGCATGAGCTTCACAGATTGCAGGTCTTGTCACATGCAGAGATCCACGAAGTCGAAAACTGGGTACAAGAAGGAGCTTCTATAGCTCGCTGGTGGGTGGAGGAGAACAGTAAGCGATGGCGATTTGGGCCATACGCGGAATTCAAGCTCAAGGAAAAGATGCCCTTGACGCCTCCTTAA
- a CDS encoding hypothetical protein (TransMembrane:1 (o481-502i)): MNTESGFLPVHTQELVKPIKPKISRTSTSKVRTGCITCKKRHVKCDEAKPHCGNCTRNRRKCEGYATVAKKKNASPPQIRWDSKHITHTAPLKAQLHLVHDWLHFRDADSVIYFEQFVGVVQSPWIAAGFNNDLWAVTLPQVARTNDVVRHAAIAIGALSKWFTKNHHGSLGSSQLIMSETAQNDPDYLNAVGHYCHALRLQSQQPCMQDAVFLSILFLCFEILRGNRKAALDHINHGLAMLLALVTDPDSRLMTSVAPNPKPLIAVVADIFTHLLPQIRLVLQGSVGQSPAVPNFAKGLRDKRETAESFMRLVGDLPRSYRPTDKLPPVLDSLDEFERYWMTGRNAKLAVGPLLMEAVHKSGALNSADPSMMSELWRQIMADPRIQEICEASMKELHALEAAFMPLFNRAIMSEPGSVEYMRAIHLRLHYLGTCTFEDLTHFFDPAPVQAKTPMFREYLSLADISLRTAKQGLKSPAHHMSLQCGLALHLFLISIFCRDALLRDEAMWMLKDYPGQDGIWNARSLYVLALRNRSVERINASDGTASEQWRRLLRREYLFEEGGQRIVFCFLDKDPVNGEWGLVEETAEVKGDLDAVQWHRRPLSAAGKPLMGDIITLWPELME, encoded by the exons ATGAACACAGAATCAGGTTTCTTACCTGTACACACTCAAGAATTAGTAAA GCCAATCAAACCAAAGATTTCTCGTACCAGTACAAGCAAAGTCCGAACAGGCTGCATCACTTGCAAAAAACGTCACGTCAAATGTGACGAAGCAAAACCTCATTGCGGTAACTGTACCAGAAATCGAAGGAAATGTGAAGGCTATGCCACcgtggccaagaagaagaatgcaTCACCTCCCCAAATTCGATGGGATTCGAAACATATTACTCACACGGCACCTCTGAAGGCTCAGCTACATCTTGTCCACGACTGGCTACACTTTAGAGACGCTGATAGTGTGATCTACTTTGAACAATTCGTGGGAGTTGTGCAGAGTCCATGGATCGCTGCCGGCTTCAATAATGATCTGTGGGCTGTGACATTGCCACAGGTTGCTCGCACAAACGACGTAGTACGGCACGCTGCTATTGCCATTGGAGCTTTGAGCAAGTGGTTTACCAAGAATCACCATGGGTCACTCGGCTCATCTCAGCTTATTATGAGTGAAACTGCACAGAACGACCCAGATTATCTAAATGCCGTTGGCCATTACTGCCATGCCTTGAGATTGCAGAGTCAACAGCCCTGTATGCAAGATGCAGTGTTTCTTTCAATCCTGTTTCTTTGTTTCGAGATCCTGCGCGGTAACAGGAAGGCCGCCTTGGATCACATCAACCATGGTTTGGCCATGCTACTTGCTCTCGTTACAGACCCAGACTCACGACTGATGACATCCGTGGCCCCGAACCCGAAGCCTCTCATCGCAGTGGTGGCAGACATCTTTACCCATTTGCTGCCTCAGATTCGGTTGGTACTACAAGGAAGTGTTGGTCAAAGTCCAGCAGTGCCCAACTTTGCAAAGGGCCTGCGGGATAAACGGGAGACGGCCGAGTCATTTATGAGACTTGTTGGTGACTTGCCCCGATCCTATCGTCCCACTGACAAGCTGCCGCCCGTTCTCGACAGTCTGGACGaatttgagagatattggaTGACAGGCCGAAACGCAAAACTGGCCGTAGGCCCTCTGTTGATGGAGGCTGTCCACAAGTCTGGTGCTTTGAACTCGGCTGATCCTAGCATGATGTCAGAATTATGGAGGCAAATCATGGCCGACCCTCGCATTCAAGAGATTTGCGAAGCCTCCATGAAAGAGCTGCACGCCCTTGAAGCTGCCTTTATGCCACTGTTCAATCGTGCCATCATGTCTGAACCTGGATCAGTGGAATACATGAGGGCTATCCATCTGCGCCTGCACTATTTGGGCACGTGTACGTTTGAGGATCTTACGCACTTCTTCGACCCTGCACCAGTTCAGGCCAAGACGCCAATGTTTCGCGAGTATCTATCCCTGGCAGACATAAGTCTACGAACAGCAAAGCAAGGCTTGAAAAGCCCAGCGCATCACATGTCTCTACAGTGCGGTCTAGCTTTACACCTGTTCCTCATCTCAATTTTCTGCCGAGATGCTTTACTGCGGGACGAAGCCATGTGGATGCTGAAAGACTACCCTGGGCAGGATGGTATATGGAATGCGCGCTCACTGTATGTGCTGGCCCTCAGGAACAGAAGTGTGGAGCGTATCAATGCTTCAGATGGTACAGCTTCAGAGCAGTGGCGTCGTCTTTTACGCCGTGAATATTTGTTCGAAGAAGGGGGTCAACGGATTGTGTTCTGCTTCTTGGACAAAGACCCAGTGAATGGGGAATGGGGGCTAGTGGAAGAAACTGCTGAAGTCAAGGGTGATCTCGATGCGGTTCAGTGGCACAGAAGGCCTCTATCAGCAGCTGGGAAGCCTCTGATGGGGGATATAATAACGCTTTGGCCAGAACTGATGGAGTGA
- a CDS encoding hypothetical protein (TransMembrane:11 (o49-73i181-198o204-225i279-305o317-338i728-749o769-787i844-866o872-892i955-977o989-1015i)) produces the protein MAADTNPLNDNGGEQEKPPPVAENNERPQRTPKVSDYIRVFNYATKWDFFIYALASVASIGAGITMPLMNIIFGQLVNQFTEFSQPGTGISTDGFRDILDKQVLYIVGLFIGRWGLNTINKYCFRMIGIRLSSAIRLHYLESLFSQSIHVIDSMPAGAPATAITSTSNTLQVGISERLGTFLEYNGTIWASIIVAFVWSWDITLVTACIILYMATVLSITMPILVKGHTATGAADAQGTAIASEALQGIRLVTACGAQSRVVSRYQEWVRKAMLEGQKIAPFTGMHLGLIFFGVFGAFGLSFWYGTKRYIDGAIDNPGVIIIVLMSVMLIITSLERVATPLMAISKAMIAACEFFTVIDAPLPTSGSLKPDITSCDIVFDGVTFEYPSRPGVCVLNDLSLCIRSGQNTAIVGPSGSGKSTIVGLLERWYSLKEHHRLPQVIQATPKKKPDESTEGMSEKTVEASGNVTLAGTISISDHSIEDLDLKWWRSQIGLVQQEPFLFNDTIFNNVAHGLIGSEWQDESEVKRRERVSQACKEAYADEFINRLPDGYDTRVGDGGAKLSGGQKQRLAIARSIIKQPRIIILDEATSAIDAKSEKIVQAALDRVTQGRTTITIAHRLSTIKKADNIIVLQKGKVVEQGAHADLIAKAGVYSALVGAQALRVAEEADNTTAVPDAEKIEYSSEIEATKMNSSVSSGDESGDVIKPRGFFQSFGRLLHEQRGKWPNYLGIVMSSMAVAAATPLQAWLFAKAIGVFLFQGDELKSESDFLGLMWLALAGGVALSYFCEGWIGLRTQYHISAVYKSQYLNDMLYQKMAFFDQEENSHGTLSSRVSGDAKQLEELLGLNLALMISSMFNVIGCMTISVAFGWKLGLICMSVALPVMLAAGRWKLKHEVHFDKMNSAVFMESSQFATEAIEAIRTVSSLTMEDSINGRYRDLLDGHVKAANRKAQWTSAIFGLADSISLGVQALLLWYGGTLLASGEYSMEAFFVCFMAVIQGAEAGSTGLALAPSVVQVKTSANRILDVQRSVDSDHLGTARQQCVATDTDGGVRIELRDVSFKYPTRDGSVFDHLNLTIEKGQYAAFVGASGCGKTTIISLLERFYDVQPGNGAILCEGRDIKDSNVFEYRESISLVSQESAMFRGSVRDNILFGISDPDSISDERIHQVCRDAFIHDFIVSLPEGYNTDVGHRGVSMSGGQKQRIAIARALIRDPQLLLLDEATSALDSESEKVVAAAIDQASSGRTVISVAHRLSTIQNADVIFVFDDGKVIEKGTHTELVNKHGIYWEMCQSQALDR, from the exons ATGGCTGCCGATACGAACCCTCTCAATGACAACGGCGGAGAACAAGAGAAACCCCCTCCTGTGGCCGAGAACAATGAGCGACCGCAAAGAACCCCCAAAGTCTCCGACTACATTCGAGTGTTCAACTACGCTACAAAATGGGACTTTTTCATCTACGCTTTAGCCTCCGTCGCTTCAATCGGCGCTGGGATCACTATGCCTCTAATGAACATCATCTTTGGCCAACTCGTCAATCAGTTCACAGAGTTCTCCCAACCCGGCACCGGAATCTCCACTGATGGCTTTCGAGACATCTTGGACAAACAAGTACTATATATCGTGGGTCTCTTCATCGGTCGTTGGGGTCTCAATACCATCAACAAGTACTGCTTTCGCATGATTGGTATCCGCTTGTCATCTGCCATTCGTCTTCATTACCTTGAATCCCTGTTCTCACAGTCAATCCATGTTATTGACTCGATGCCAGCTGGTGCACCAGCGACTGCCATCACATCTACGTCCAACACCCTTCAAGTTGGCATCTCGGAGCGCTTGGGTACCTTCTTGGAGTACAATGGTACAATTTGGGCCTCAATCATCGTCGCATTCGTTTGGAGCTGGGACATCACTTTGGTCACGGCATGCATAATACTCTACATGGCCACTGTCCTATCCATCACAATGCCCATTCTAGTCAAGGGCCATACAGCGACTGGAGCTGCAGATGCTCAAGGCACAGCTATCGCAAGCGAAGCATTGCAGGGCATCCGTCTTGTCACAGCCTGTGGTGCCCAGTCTCGAGTCGTGTCGCGATACCAGGAATGGGTCCGAAAAGCTATGCTAGAAGGTCAGAAGATTGCGCCCTTCACTGGCATGCATCTTGGACTGATA TTCTTTGGGGTTTTTGGCGCATTTGGCCTGTCCTTCTGGTACGGTACCAAGCGATACATAGACGGTGCGATTGACAATCCTGGAGTTATCATCATTGTACTCATGTCAGTCATGTTGATCATCACCTCTTTGGAGCGTGTCGCGACACCTCTTATGGCTATCAGCAAAGCCATGATCGCCGCCTGCGAGTTTTTCACTGTTATTGATGCCCCGCTACCTACGTCTGGCTCCCTCAAGCCAGATATCACATCATGCGACATTGTCTTTGATGGTGTCACCTTTGAGTACCCAAGCCGTCCTGGTGTTTGTGTTCTCAATGATTTGAGCCTCTGTATCCGCTCTGGACAAAACACCGCTATTGTTGGACCATCGGGCTCTGGTAAAAGCACCATTGTCGGGCTGCTGGAGCGTTGGTACTCCCTGAAGGAACATCACAGACTCCCTCAGGTCATCCAAGCGACACCGAAGAAAAAACCCGATGAAAGCACTGAAGGTATGTCTGAAAAGACGGTCGAAGCTTCTGGAAATGTCACACTGGCTGGTACGATCTCAATCTCGGATCACAGTattgaggatcttgatcTTAAATGGTGGCGATCGCAAATTGGACTGGTCCAGCAGGAGCCTTTCCTTTTCAACgacaccatcttcaacaacgtCGCTCACGGTCTCATCGGTTCTGAATGGCAAGACGAATCCGAAGTCAAGAGGCGGGAACGTGTAAGCCAAGCATGCAAGGAAGCATATGCGGACGAATTCATCAATCGGCTTCCTGAT GGTTATGACACTCGTGTCGGCGATGGTGGTGCAAAGCTCTCAGGTGGTCAAAAGCAACGTTTAGCGATTGCGAGAAGCATCATCAAGCAACCCCGTATCATCATACTCGATGAGGCCACCAGCGCCATCGACGCGAAGAGTGAGAAGATCGTCCAAGCTGCTCTCGATAGAGTTACTCAAGGCCGCACAACCATCACTATTGCTCATCGCCTCTCTACAATCAAGAAGGCGGACAACATCATTGTCCTACAAAAAGGCAAGGTTGTTGAGCAGGGCGCCCACGCAGATCTAATCGCCAAAGCAGGGGTCTACTCTGCTTTGGTCGGAGCACAGGCACTTCGAGTCGCTGAAGAAGCGGATAATACTACCGCTGTGCCCGATGCTGAGAAGATTGAGTATAGCTCCGAAATTGAGGCCACCAAGATGAATAGTTCGGTGTCTTCTGGAGACGAAAGCGGTGATGTCATTAAGCCTCGGGGTTTCTTCCAGAGTTTTGGCCGACTTCTTCATGAACAGCGTGGTAAATGGCCCAACTATTTGGGTATCGTTATGTCTTCCATGGCTGTCGCTGCCGCAACGCCTCTCCAAGCCTGGCTCTTTGCCAAAGCTATCGGTGTGTTTCTTTTCCAAGGCGACGAACTCAAAAGTGAGAGTGACTTCTTGGGTCTCATGTGGTTGGCTCTCGCTGGAGGCGTTGCCCTTTCATATTTCTGTGAGGGTTGGATCGGTCTTCGCACTCAGTATCACATCAGTGCTGTCTACAAATCGCAGTACCTGAACGACATGCTATACCAAAAGATGGCTTTCTTTGATCAAGAGGAGAATTCCCATGGTACATTGAGTTCCAGAGTGTCGGGTGATGCGAAGCAGCTGGAAGAGCTTCTTGGTCTCAATCTTGCACTCATGATCTCCTCCATGTTCAATGTAATCGGCTGTATGACAATATCTGTCGCCTTTGGCTGGAAGCTCGGCTTGATATGCATGTCTGTAGCTCTACCGGTCATGCTAGCTGCAGGTCGTTGGAAGCTCAAACATGAAGTTCACTTTGACAAGATGAACTCGGCTGTCTTTATGGAAAGCTCACAATTCGCGACTGAAGCGATTGAGGCAATTCGGACCGTCTCTTCGCTAACAATGGAAGACTCGATCAATGGCCGATATCGTGATTTATTGGATGGCCACGTCAAAGCGGCAAACCGCAAAGCCCAATGGACTTCAGCCATCTTTGGCTTAGCAGACAGTATTAGCCTTGGCGTTCAAGCGTTGCTTTTGTGGTATGGAGGCACTCTTTTAGCCAGTGGCGAGTACTCAATGGAGGCTTTCTTTGTGTGCTTCATGGCTGTGATTCAGGGTGCTGAGGCTGGAAGTACTGGACTCGCCCTGGCGCCCAGTGTCGTGCAAGTTAAGACTTCTGCGAACCGAATTTTGGATGTACAAAGATCCGTGGATTCTGATCATTTGGGCACGGCTAGACAACAGTGTGTTGCCACGGACACTGATGGGGGTGTCAGGATTGAGCTACGGGATGTCTCGTTCAAATACCCTACCAGAGACGGCTCTGTTTTTGACCATCTGAACCTCACAATTGAGAAGGGCCAATACGCTGCTTTTGTTGGAGCATCTGGGTGCGGCAAAACTACGATTATCTCACTTCTTGAACGCTTTTACGATGTTCAACCTGGAAATGGAGCAATTCTTTGTGAAGGCCGAGACATCAAAGACAGCAATGTCTTCGAATACCGAGAGAGTATCTCGCTTGTATCTCAAGAATCCGCCATGTTCCGAGGCTCGGTCCGTGATAACATCCTTTTTGGCATCTCTGATCCGGACTCTATTTCCGACGAGAGAATTCATCAAGTTTGTCGCGACGCTTTCATCCACGACTTTATAGTTTCCCTCCCCGAAGGGTATAACACTGATGTCGGCCACAGAGGTGTATCGATGTCGGGCGGTCAGAAACAACGAATCGCTATTGCGCGTGCGCTGATTCGAGATCCTCAACTCTTGCTTTTGGACGAAGCAACATCGGCACTGGACTCAGAATCTGAGAAGGTGGTTGCAGCTGCGATCGACCAAGCGAGTAGCGGGAGAACTGTCATCTCAGTGGCTCATCGGTTGTCGACCATCCAGAATGCCGATGTCATCTTCGTTTTTGATGATGGGAAAGTAATAGAGAAGGGGACACATACTGAACTTGTCAACAAGCATGGTATTTATTGGGAAATG TGTCAGAGCCAGGCTTTGGATCGATGA